Proteins from a genomic interval of Thamnophis elegans isolate rThaEle1 chromosome 2, rThaEle1.pri, whole genome shotgun sequence:
- the LOC116524026 gene encoding epidermal differentiation-specific protein-like has protein sequence MISQNLSMNRIVVYDKPNFEGLSKEFTSDVPDLHELDFGDCISSLKVRGQPWVAYKLSKFEEDGVIFEEGDYAEIDNNNRISSLRLVHQDLSDPQITLYEHPNYEGQSKVVKEETNLAYGYFNDRVSSHVVQRGVWLLYKNANRGGWYHIAWPGERIHDYKTEINFDNNVSHLKPLKPGRPIITAKLLWDQKKVEAEHDVLIDEIVGTNCTEYEQAFTTNSTREYTATVFQSFHFSNTTCLKLGFAFQVTLGCSNIFIVEKGKSESTTTTEKVEVLLPAKIPPCTELSIQVIKKETTTSVPVELTICQNGKEKKENAEYRCVSGRTISTRYTMKPVPAAPGASQVKPQEE, from the coding sequence ATGATCTCCCAAAACCTCAGCATGAATAGAATTGTTGTGTACGACAAGCCCAATTTTGAGGGCCTCAGCAAAGAGTTCACCTCTGATGTCCCTGACCTGCATGAATTGGATTTTGGTGACTGCATCTCCTCCTTGAAGGTGAGAGGCCAGCCCTGGGTGGCCTACAAGCTCTCTAAGTTTGAAGAGGACGGCGTCATTTTTGAGGAAGGGGATTATGCCGAGATTGACAACAACAACAGAATTTCATCCCTACGACTAGTTCACCAGGATCTCTCTGACCCCCAAATTACACTGTACGAACACCCCAACTATGAAGGTCAGAGCAAGGTGGTGAAGGAGGAGACCAACCTGGCCTACGGTTACTTTAATGACCGGGTCTCCTCCCACGTGGTGCAGAGGGGCGTCTGGCTGCTCTATAAAAATGCAAACCGTGGGGGGTGGTATCACATCGCCTGGCCAGGGGAACGCATCCATGACTATAAAACGGAGATCAACTTTGATAATAACGTCTCTCACTTGAAACCTCTGAAGCCGGGCCGCCCAATCATTACTGCCAAGCTGCTGTGGGATCAAAAGAAAGTGGAAGCTGAGCATGATGTTCTGATTGATGAGATTGTGGGGACCAACTGCACCGAATACGAACAAGCGTTCACCACCAACTCCACTCGAGAATACACTGCCACGGTGTTCCAGAGCTTCCACTTCAGCAACACCACCTGCCTAAAACTCGGCTTTGCTTTCCAGGTGACCTTGGGTTGTTCCAATATATTTATAGTGGAGAAAGGCAAAAGCGAGTCCACCACCACTACTGAGAAGGTAGAGGTCCTGCTGCCTGCCAAAATCCCTCCATGCACGGAACTTTCCATACAGGTGATCAAGAAGGAGACGACCACCTCAGTGCCAGTGGAGCTCACCATCTGtcagaatggcaaagaaaagaaggagaacgCTGAATACCGCTGTGTTTCGGGCCGTACCATCAGCACCAGATATACCATGAAGCCTGTCCCAGCAGCACCAGGCGCTTCCCAAGTTAAACCACAAGAAGAATGA